The Mesorhizobium loti genome includes a region encoding these proteins:
- a CDS encoding DUF982 domain-containing protein produces MHDKLFHSPVALSVGLGFKREIASLAEMHDFLTNWTTSRRGPLFRNAVKACDLAVPGYVTTEQARRALVEFAQAAGILWPDLEPVAGARAVARGYGGYAA; encoded by the coding sequence ATGCACGACAAGCTGTTTCATTCACCGGTCGCACTGTCCGTCGGCCTCGGCTTCAAGCGCGAGATCGCCTCACTGGCCGAAATGCACGATTTCCTGACCAATTGGACGACCTCCCGCCGCGGCCCGCTTTTTCGCAACGCGGTGAAGGCCTGCGATCTTGCCGTCCCGGGTTATGTGACCACGGAGCAGGCGCGCCGGGCGCTGGTGGAGTTTGCGCAGGCTGCCGGCATCCTATGGCCGGATCTCGAGCCGGTTGCGGGCGCCCGCGCCGTTGCCCGTGGTTATGGCGGCTACGCCGCCTGA